Part of the Desulfolutivibrio sulfoxidireducens genome is shown below.
CGACCGGGTGACGGCCAGGGGAAAAGCCGCCCGGGACAATGGGGAAATCAAGGCCCTGCGTGTTCAAACGCCGTAAGCCGCTGTTCTTGGCCGGGTGTATTCTCGGTTCTTTCCCCTGGCTCTCGACGGGTTGCGTGGTCACGGCCGTCCATCCCTGTTCTTGCCCCCGGGCCGGGGAGCGGCCGGGTTCTAGCGCGTGGGCAGCCAGACCCGCTCCACGGTGTACGCGCCGCCCCGCACGCCGATGATGGCCACAGGCTTAAGCGGCACACCGTTTGCGCGCGTGTAGGCGATCTTGCCGGTGACGCCCTCGAAGTCGCGGGTGGCATCCAGGGCCTCCCGCAGTGGCGCGCTGTCGGCGGAGCCGGCGCGCTCAATGGCGTTTGCGATGAGGGCCACGGCGTCATAGCCCAGCGCGGCAAAGGCGTTCTCGGGATCGCGACCGTATGCGGCGTGGTAGTCGCGGATGAAGTCCCGCACCATCGGACGGGTATCGCCTCGGTAGGTGTGGGTGGAGAAGAAGACGTCGCGGGCCAACCCGGGGCCGGGCACGGTGGCCACAAGCTCCGTGTCGAAGCCGTCGCCGGAGACGATGGGCAGGGCCAGCCCGGCCTGGCGGATCTGCTTCACGGCCAGGCCGGCCTCGTTGGGGATGGCGGAGACGAATACGGCGTCGGGCCTGGGGCAGGCGTTTCGCAGCCGGGCGACCTGCGCCGAGAAGTCCGTGTCGCCGGCCATGAAGTGGTCCTCCAGCACCACCTCGCCGCCGCGAGCCAGGATGCGCTCCTTGAAGTACCTGGACAGGGCCGTGGTGAAGTCCATGGCCTCGTCGGTCCAGATGGCCACCTTCCTGGCGCCCAGGGCGTCCATGGCGTACTCGGCGATGGCGAAGGACTGGTCGTCGTCGCCGAAGGGCACCATGAAAAAGTACTCGCCAAGCCATGCGGGCAACTCGGGGTGGGTGGCGCCGGAGGTGACGAAGGGCACCTTTCGCTCCATGAACAGCGGCGCGGCGGCCATGACGAAGGTGGTGTCGCCGTACCCGACGCCGGCCACCACGCCCTCGGACAGGGCCTTTTTGGCGGCCGCGGCCGCGACCCGCTGGTCGGTTTCGGTGTCGATTCCGACCACCTCGATCATCCTGCCACCCAGCACGCCCCCGCTTTCATTGATACGCTTGGCGGCCAGCCTGGCCCCGTTGAGCCCCGGGGTATCGATGGAGCTCATGCCCCCGGTGAGGTTGTACAGGGCCGCGATCCTCAGGGGCTCGGCCGCCGCGGGCAGAGCCAGGGCCGACGCCAGGAGCCAGGCCACAAGCAGGTGTGACAATCTTTTCATGCCG
Proteins encoded:
- a CDS encoding ABC transporter substrate-binding protein, giving the protein MKRLSHLLVAWLLASALALPAAAEPLRIAALYNLTGGMSSIDTPGLNGARLAAKRINESGGVLGGRMIEVVGIDTETDQRVAAAAAKKALSEGVVAGVGYGDTTFVMAAAPLFMERKVPFVTSGATHPELPAWLGEYFFMVPFGDDDQSFAIAEYAMDALGARKVAIWTDEAMDFTTALSRYFKERILARGGEVVLEDHFMAGDTDFSAQVARLRNACPRPDAVFVSAIPNEAGLAVKQIRQAGLALPIVSGDGFDTELVATVPGPGLARDVFFSTHTYRGDTRPMVRDFIRDYHAAYGRDPENAFAALGYDAVALIANAIERAGSADSAPLREALDATRDFEGVTGKIAYTRANGVPLKPVAIIGVRGGAYTVERVWLPTR